A single region of the candidate division KSB1 bacterium genome encodes:
- the aroQ gene encoding type II 3-dehydroquinate dehydratase — protein MSWLRGERMLRVLVLHGPNLNLLGEREPEIYGTMSLRRLNALIKRHARSVGVRVKIVQSNHEGKLIDLIHRLRRWADGILINPGALTHYSYALRDALSAVALPAVEVHLSDIHAREEFRRVSVIAPVCAAQISGLGAESYLRGLDELIRIVKSRGGHA, from the coding sequence ATGTCCTGGCTTAGGGGTGAAAGAATGCTGCGCGTGCTGGTGCTCCACGGGCCGAACCTTAACCTTTTAGGAGAACGTGAGCCGGAAATCTACGGCACCATGAGCCTGCGCCGGCTCAACGCGCTCATCAAACGCCACGCGCGCAGCGTGGGTGTGCGCGTGAAGATTGTGCAGTCCAATCACGAGGGAAAGCTCATCGACCTTATCCACCGACTGCGCCGATGGGCGGACGGGATTCTCATCAATCCCGGCGCGCTGACGCACTACAGCTATGCCCTGCGCGATGCGTTGAGCGCCGTGGCCTTGCCGGCAGTGGAGGTGCACCTCTCTGATATTCACGCCCGCGAAGAGTTTCGCCGGGTCTCGGTCATCGCGCCCGTGTGCGCAGCGCAGATTTCCGGACTCGGCGCAGAAAGCTACCTCAGAGGGCTGGACGAGTTGATACGGATTGTCAAGAGCAGAGGAGGACATGCGTAG
- the aroB gene encoding 3-dehydroquinate synthase translates to MWRSSIATMGAFEVKIGTLAYPVWVEPGAFQHLAQLVVPHLSGPQVALVSDSNVAPRYAPLVSEQLQNAGLEVHTLVLPAGERSKSLRRCVSVWGKLLEWRFDRSATIVALGGGVIGDLAGFVAATFLRGVALVQLPTTLLAQVDSAVGGKTGINHPAGKNAIGAFHHPRCVVSDPSVLSTLNRRDLRAGFAEVLKYAVIAHPQLFHVLEEKLDILLSLKEKELLSWVIQECCQIKARIVRVDERENGIRRVLNFGHTVGHALEAATGFKTFRHGEAVLLGMRAAAWISAQRGLLSEDRYKQVDALLARLPCAVRTAGIDPDLVLRFVASDKKHVARIMHFVAVRDVGWPHVVTDLRAEELRGAIAHVLA, encoded by the coding sequence TTGTGGAGGTCTTCCATCGCCACTATGGGGGCGTTTGAGGTCAAAATAGGAACGCTGGCCTATCCGGTGTGGGTGGAGCCCGGCGCGTTCCAGCACCTGGCCCAATTGGTGGTACCACACCTGTCCGGGCCGCAGGTGGCGCTGGTGAGCGACAGCAATGTGGCGCCGCGGTATGCTCCGCTGGTCTCGGAGCAGCTCCAAAACGCCGGTCTAGAAGTGCACACCTTAGTTTTGCCCGCAGGGGAAAGGAGTAAATCGCTTCGCCGGTGCGTGAGTGTGTGGGGCAAATTGCTCGAGTGGCGCTTTGACCGGAGCGCGACGATCGTGGCCTTAGGAGGCGGTGTTATTGGCGACCTTGCGGGCTTTGTAGCGGCAACTTTCCTGCGTGGTGTAGCACTGGTGCAACTGCCCACGACCCTGTTGGCCCAAGTTGACAGTGCAGTCGGCGGAAAGACCGGGATCAACCACCCTGCAGGAAAGAACGCGATCGGGGCTTTCCACCACCCCCGATGCGTAGTGAGCGATCCCTCCGTGCTGAGTACGCTCAACAGGCGCGATCTCCGTGCGGGTTTTGCCGAAGTGCTGAAGTACGCGGTGATAGCGCACCCGCAGCTCTTCCACGTACTGGAGGAGAAGCTCGATATTCTGCTGTCCTTGAAGGAAAAGGAACTCCTTTCCTGGGTCATTCAGGAATGCTGCCAGATCAAGGCGCGTATTGTCCGGGTAGACGAACGGGAGAACGGGATACGGCGCGTCTTAAACTTTGGCCACACCGTGGGCCACGCGTTGGAGGCAGCCACGGGGTTCAAGACCTTTCGCCACGGTGAGGCGGTATTGCTGGGTATGCGCGCTGCCGCCTGGATCTCCGCGCAGCGAGGGCTGCTTTCGGAGGATCGTTACAAGCAGGTCGACGCCCTTTTGGCGCGTCTGCCCTGCGCTGTGCGCACCGCCGGCATCGACCCGGATCTGGTGCTGCGCTTTGTGGCCAGCGACAAGAAGCATGTGGCGCGAATCATGCACTTTGTAGCAGTTCGAGATGTGGGGTGGCCGCACGTTGTCACTGACCTGCGCGCCGAGGAGCTGCGAGGGGCGATTGCCCATGTCCTGGCTTAG
- a CDS encoding shikimate kinase, whose product MSSRGRKRLTLYLIGFMGAGKTTVGQSLAKRLGLRFVDTDQLIERQSGQTVAALFAERGERYFRALERKVVEQVSRQGKQVVAVGGGAVMDDENWQRMQQTGVTVYLKCSPTALERRLDADTSRPLLQVGAGERRAEAIRGLLALREPRYMRAQVVIGVQDDTTVEELVEQLVEVFHRHYGGV is encoded by the coding sequence GTGTCTTCAAGAGGTAGAAAGCGCCTTACCCTCTACTTGATCGGCTTCATGGGCGCAGGCAAGACGACCGTTGGGCAATCCCTGGCGAAACGACTTGGCTTGCGCTTCGTCGACACCGACCAGCTCATCGAGCGGCAGAGCGGTCAAACGGTGGCGGCGCTCTTTGCTGAGCGGGGAGAGCGATACTTCCGTGCCCTGGAGCGGAAGGTGGTTGAGCAGGTGAGTCGGCAAGGGAAGCAAGTGGTGGCAGTGGGGGGTGGTGCTGTTATGGACGACGAGAACTGGCAGAGGATGCAACAGACCGGGGTGACAGTCTACCTGAAATGCTCTCCGACAGCTCTGGAGCGGAGACTTGACGCTGACACCTCACGTCCTCTGCTGCAGGTGGGAGCCGGGGAGAGACGCGCGGAGGCCATCCGTGGCCTGCTGGCCTTGCGCGAGCCGCGCTACATGCGGGCCCAGGTGGTGATCGGGGTGCAGGACGATACCACGGTCGAAGAGTTGGTGGAACAACTTGTGGAGGTCTTCCATCGCCACTATGGGGGCGTTTGA